A single Glycine soja cultivar W05 chromosome 14, ASM419377v2, whole genome shotgun sequence DNA region contains:
- the LOC114384911 gene encoding uncharacterized protein LOC114384911, producing MMSRAAVLLHAPEEDAAAEECCTSTSSSSIGRNSDVSSERSMEEGENEVESAYHGPLHAMETLEEVLPIRRGISNFYNGKSKSFTTLADAVSSPSVKDIAKPENAYTRRRRNLMALNHIWDKNNRNYPLRSSGGGICKRSISLSRSSLALAVAMNNSDSSSSITSDDSGSSSNSIPPPSPLPPLHPRNRVSSLRNFSPWRSFSLTDLQQHCAIAATIKISSPSIGNETAHPS from the exons ATGATGTCACGCGCCGCCGTGCTATTACACGCGCCGGAGGAAGATGCGGCGGCGGAGGAGTGCTGTACCTCGACTTCGTCGTCGTCGATCGGGAGGAACAGCGACGTGTCGTCGGAGAGATCAATGGAGGAAGGAGAAAACGAGGTGGAAAGTGCTTACCATGGACCTTTGCATGCCATGGAAACTTTGGAAGAGGTTCTTCCCATCAG GAGAGGCATCTCGAACTTTTACAATGGCAAGTCCAAGTCATTCACGACCCTGGCTGATGCAGTGTCTTCCCCATCAGTGAAAGACATAGCAAAGCCAGAGAATGCATACACCAGGAGGCGTAGGAATTTGATGGCATTGAACCATATTTGGGACAAGAATAATAGAAACTACCCTCTAAGAAGCAGTGGTGGTGGCATTTGCAAGAGATCAATCAGCTTGAGTAGAAGTTCTCTGGCTCTTGCAGTTGCCATGAACAACTCCGACAGCAGTAGTAGTATCACAAGCGACGATTCCGGTTCCAGCTCGAATTCGATACCTCCTCCCTCTCCACTACCGCCACTCCATCCACGAAACAGAGTGTCTTCCTTGCGGAATTTCTCTCCCTGGAGATCATTTTCCTTGACTGATCTCCAGCAGCATTGTGCCATTGCTGCAACAATAAAGATTTCAAGTCCCTCCATTGGAAATGAAACTGCTCATCCATCATAG